The genomic region GACGAGGCATTGGAAACACAGAAGAAAGCGGTCGCTGCTGTCAATAATGATCCTGCCATATACGAGCATCTTGGAGATATATATCTTGCAAAAGAACTTCCGAAAGATGCGCTCAAGGCATGGCAGAGGGCAGTAGAGCTTCATGAAAAAGAAGAAGGGCTCAAGGCAAGAGTCGAAGAAAAGATAAGAAAGCTTAAAGAAAAGTATAATCTAGATAACCAATAACCGATTCAAATAACTAATCTAAAATGTTTACACTTAAAGCACCTGCCAAGATAAATTGGGTTCTCTCAGTTCTGAACAAAAGAGATGACGGCTATCACAATATCCAGAGCCTAATGCAGAGCGTGAGTCTTTATGACAGGCTTGCATTTGATTTTGATGATACGCTGCAGGTAGAGACAAACGCTGATATAAACATTGAGGAAAATCTTGTTTTTAAGGCGGCGGCGCTCTTCAGACAGATGTTTTCTATTAAACAGGGTGCATCAATAAAACTAGAAAAAGAAATACCAATAGCAGCGGGCCTTGGCGGAGGAAGCAGTGATGCTGCCTGTACTCTGATTGGACTTAATAGGCTTTACCGAATTGATGCTCCGACAGAAGATCTCGAAAAGATCGGCGCAATGCTTGGATCAGACATCCCGTTTTTTTTCAGAGGACCTTTTGCCCTTATTGAAGGAAGAGGAGAGATCGTAACAAAACTCGATCCATGCACTAAGAATGTGCTTCTTCTCGTAAAGCCGGATCTAAGAGTTTCAGCAAAATGGGCATATACAGAATTCAGTCGCTTCGACTCGAAACCGAGCAGGAAGCAAAAACCAGAGTTGACAAAGAAAAGCAATAATATTAAACTCTTCTGTCAAACCCTCGAGAAACAGGATTTTAATGCGATAGCCGATATGCTTACTAATGACCTTGAGATTCCTGTAGTTGGAGAGTTTCATGCTGTTGCTGAAATAAAAGATAAACTTCTTGAAGCAGGGGCAGTTGCTTCACTAATGAGCGGAAGCGGGCCTACTGTTTTTGGCTTGTTCAAAGACAGAGAAACAGCAGATAAGGCTTCTGAGATGATGAGGCCGAACTGGTGCAAAATTGTTGATACATTGACCGAAGTGGATAGTTGACAAATGGGTATATTTTTAATTAATCCTGTTAACTTTTCACTGGAAGATGGGGCGTCGACAAATGGCAAGTCAGGAGATTTTGGATCTCCCATTTGGAGGTTCGAATCCTCCCGCCCCAGCCATAGAGCGAAGTATAAGGAGGCAGAATGCCAGAAGGCATAAGACTTTTAACAGGAAATTCAAACAAAGAACTTGCTAAAGAGGTAGCCAGTAATCTCGGCATATCACTTTGCGATGCAACTATAACCACATTCAGCGACGGAGAGATACAGGTTCAGATAAATGAAAATGTAAGAGGCTCTGATATATTTGTTCTCCAGTCAACATGCACACCGGTAAACAGTAATATTATTGAACTTCTTCTTTTGATTGATGCTTTGAAAAGATCTTCTGCAGGAAGG from Nitrospiraceae bacterium harbors:
- the ispE gene encoding 4-(cytidine 5'-diphospho)-2-C-methyl-D-erythritol kinase, producing MFTLKAPAKINWVLSVLNKRDDGYHNIQSLMQSVSLYDRLAFDFDDTLQVETNADINIEENLVFKAAALFRQMFSIKQGASIKLEKEIPIAAGLGGGSSDAACTLIGLNRLYRIDAPTEDLEKIGAMLGSDIPFFFRGPFALIEGRGEIVTKLDPCTKNVLLLVKPDLRVSAKWAYTEFSRFDSKPSRKQKPELTKKSNNIKLFCQTLEKQDFNAIADMLTNDLEIPVVGEFHAVAEIKDKLLEAGAVASLMSGSGPTVFGLFKDRETADKASEMMRPNWCKIVDTLTEVDS